The genomic region CCACGCTTCTGGCATGCGCGGCGCTGGCTCTTGTCGCTATGATTCGCGAGCGTCAGCGGGTGGCCGCTCTTGAGCTTACTGCGCTGACCTTGACGTCGGCGAACAGGTCTCTCGAACAGCGCGTAAGGTCGCGTACGGAAGAACTAGCCATCGAGCGCGACCGGGCAGAAGCGGAGCGGGAGCGTGCTGAAGCACTGCTGCGTGACGTTACGCATAGGATCGGCAACACGCTGGCGCTGGTCGTCGGCTTCATCAATTTGCATATTCGGCATACGACGGACCCGAAATCCCTGAAGACGCTGATGGGGGCGCGCGACCGCATCCATGCTATCGCCAGCGCGCAGCGGCGTATCAACGTCGTCAACGATCTGGAACTTGTGCGGATCGATACGCTGATCCAGGCCGTACTCGATGACGTTGTTGAAGCTGCGGGAGAGGACCGTATTGTTCTGATGGTCGACGTGCCGCCGTTGCTTGCGTCGGCGCAGGTTGCGACGTCGCTGTGCGTGCTGACGCAGGAGTTCGTGGTGAATTCCTTCAAGCATGCTTTCGGTGAGAGCGGGTCCGGGTGCGTCAACGTTCTCTTGAAACGGAAGGGCGAGAGCGGCGCTGAACTCGTCGTTGAGGATGATGGCATTGGTCTCGGCGGCGGCGCCGAAGTCTCATCTACCACAGATCATGACGGAGCGGTGCAACACTCCGAGGGGCTCGGAACCAAAATCGCTGCGTTGCTGACGCGACAGTTTTCCGGAACGATTTCTTACGAAACCATGTGCCCTGGAACGGATAAGCCCGGGACGCGTGTGATCGTTACCCTGACGGATCTTATTCTGTCTGACCCTGAGCAGCTGACATCGCCGCGGCACGAAGACCGTTCGCCGTCGGCTTAAGCGGCGGCGTCGTCAAGGCAAGCGCAAGCGCAAGCGTCCTGCAAGTCAGCAGGCAACTTTCCAGCGGGCGGCATAGGCGGGGGACAGGTGCAGAGAACGGGGCTTCGGGCGCGCTGATTGGCCGGTCTTGATGCAATCCGCCACAAATGAAATTGCCAATTTCACGGCCTGCTCGGAGAGCGGCTTCACGAGAACGCCACAAGCCGCAGAGAAGTCTTCCGGAACGCGGCCGGGATTGGACGTCGTGAAGATGACTGTCGTGTGCCGTCCTTCGCTTAGGTGACGTGCCACCGTCGTCCCGGTAGCTCCGTCGCTGAGATGCAGATCGACGAGCGCGAGATCGCACAACGTCGTTTCAGCAAGCTTCAGCGCGCCGCGCGACGATCCCGCGACGCCAACGACCGCATGGCCGAGATTCTTGACAATGGTTTCGAGTTCATCGGCCAGTATCGGTTCATCTTCGGTGATCAGTACGTTCATCGTTTTCCCCGCAGTACAGACGATGCCGGACTACGATTCCACCGAAATGGGGCGGGGCAGCGTCTGTGACTCCGGAAACGTGGCGAACCGAAGAAGGTTCCACATGTGTGACGCGCGCAACGTACGACTGTGTCTTTTTGCTTAACTTCGGTCCGTGGCCGACGCCGTTTTCAGACGGAGGGTTCAGCTTCGCGACCGCCGCGCACTCCTACGTTTGCCAGCGGGCCTGTCAGAGTCCACTTGAAGCCGTCGATGCCGGAGGCGGCATGGACCGACAGTTTTAGACCTTGGGTCGAGAATCTTTCCACGACGGATCGGCCGTAACCTCTTGGTCCGTCTATGAGAAATGGCGGACCTCCGGTCTCGTGCCAGATGATCTCGATGGTTTCGGCGTCAGAAAAGGTCCATGACAGTCGGACTTCCCCCTTTGCTGATGAAAGCGCGCCATGCTCGACCGCGTTGAGTGCAAGTTCTGTCAGGACCATGCCAAATGACTGTGCAGCTTCCGGAGTCAATGACACCGGGGGCCCGGAGACACTGATGCGATCCGCGTCGGTTCGTGCGACCGCGCCGATTTCGGCTGAAGCCAGAGTTGCGAGATCGACACATTGCCAGTCGGAGGCGACAATCAGATCTTGCGATGCAGCAAGACCGGCGACCCGCAATGTGAAATCTTTCAAATGCGATTTAACATCGACGGCATCGCGCGCCGTCAGACGGGCCATGGCCAGGATCAGCGCCAGAAGGTTTTTCGAGCGGTGGGAAACTTCGCGAAGCAGCGCGTCTGTGCGCGTCAGGCTGACCTTCAGGTCCGTAACGTCGTATGCAACTCCGGACAGCACAGAGATCTTTTCGCGGGCAATTTTCGTTGCGGCGCCGCGGACGGCGATCCAGCGGCCTTCACCGTCCGGACGTCGTACGCGGACTTCGACGGCGAGCGGCGTCATGTTCGCAAGAGCGGCCGAGATTGCGCTGAGCAGGGGGCGGCGGTCACTCGGTTCGACAAGTCGCAGCAGGCGATGGGCGAGCTGATCGCCATTTACCGCGTGGCCGAATATCCGGGCGATTTCGGCGT from Hyphomicrobium sp. MC1 harbors:
- a CDS encoding CHASE3 domain-containing protein produces the protein MTAIVAWQWMVKSADEVTHTQLVQQELTKWLSATQDLENGQLGYLLTKDESYLKPYQSAKGAVSLIHNNLVRLVAGNVGQIAVIESIHQTIKERLEVLDKNMVATGKGDDVSPRPFGADEFGGKIMERLRSQIAAAKQQEQMLYRRELKQFRRQSSWLLGAMLATLLACAALALVAMIRERQRVAALELTALTLTSANRSLEQRVRSRTEELAIERDRAEAERERAEALLRDVTHRIGNTLALVVGFINLHIRHTTDPKSLKTLMGARDRIHAIASAQRRINVVNDLELVRIDTLIQAVLDDVVEAAGEDRIVLMVDVPPLLASAQVATSLCVLTQEFVVNSFKHAFGESGSGCVNVLLKRKGESGAELVVEDDGIGLGGGAEVSSTTDHDGAVQHSEGLGTKIAALLTRQFSGTISYETMCPGTDKPGTRVIVTLTDLILSDPEQLTSPRHEDRSPSA
- a CDS encoding response regulator, whose amino-acid sequence is MNVLITEDEPILADELETIVKNLGHAVVGVAGSSRGALKLAETTLCDLALVDLHLSDGATGTTVARHLSEGRHTTVIFTTSNPGRVPEDFSAACGVLVKPLSEQAVKLAISFVADCIKTGQSARPKPRSLHLSPAYAARWKVAC